Within Amycolatopsis sp. FDAARGOS 1241, the genomic segment GACCTGGTCGTTGAGGAAGTGCTGGTAGGAATCACCGTGGTCGGTGACGTCGTCGGGCGAGTTGTCGGCGAACGTGCCGTCGAAGTCGCCGGGGAAGTACATGCGGTGGAAGATCGCGCCCTCGCCGCCTTCACCGGTCCCGGCGGAAAGCCAGTGCCCGCGGTAGAGCCGCTTGAGGACACTGACGACCGCGTGCTCGTCGGCGGCGGATTGCCACACCGTCAGGTCCGCCCAGTTTTCCGGCCGGGGCACGGAATCGCCGAAGAAGCGGTGCTCGATGTCGAGCTGGTCGGCGCCGAGCAGGGTGGTCGGCTCCGCGATCGTGCTGTCGATCCAATGCCCGTTGGAATAGACCACCATCGGCGCCGCCGTATCGCGATGCAGCAGGGTGAGCTGCTGCTCGAACGTGCCCGAACGCGGGTCGTGGTGGTCCACCGCCTGGCGGAACGACAGGTGGAACTCGCGGAACCCGGCCGGCGGGTGCGGGTCCTCGGACCGGTAGGTCACACCCGGCAGGTGGTGCAGGCGGGTGACGATGTCGGGCGGCGCGGCGGCCGCCGGGACGGTGGCGGCCGCCGCCAGCGCGCCCACGGTGAGCAGGGTGGTGAACAGACGTTTCATGGATCCCCCAGTTCGATCGGTCAGCTCGGCACCAGCCGCTGCGCGACGAGCCCGGCCACGCGGGTGGTGTGCTGCTCCAGGTAGAAGTGCCCACCGGACAGCACTTCCAGGTCGAATTCGCCGGAGGTGTACGCCGCCCAATCCCGGATCTGGGTGAGCGGGTACTCCGGGTCCGCGTCGCCCGCCAGCGCGCTGATCGGGCAGCGCAGGCGAGCACCGCCGGTGAACCGGTAGGTGTTGACGATGCGCAGATCCGCCCGCAACGCGGGCAGGACCATCGGCCACAGCTCCTCGCTCAGCTGCAGCGAGGCCCCGTTCGCGCTACCCAGCCGGCGGACGTAGCCGATCAGGTCCGTGTCGTCGTCCAGCCGCACGTCGACGGCGCGAGCGTGGTGCGGCGCGGAACGGGCCGACACGAACAGACGCGCCGGCTCCGCCCGGCCGGATTTCTCGAGCGCACAAGCCGTTTCGAACGCGACGGTCGCGCCGAGGCTGTGCCCGAACAGCGCCAGCGGGCGATCGGCGAGCGCACCGAGTGCGGCCAGTACACCCCCGGCCAGCCCGGCCACCGAGTCCGCGCACGGCTCGGCGAACCGGTCCTGCCGGCCGGGGTACTGCACCGCCACAAGCTCGATTTCCGGTGCCAGCGCCGCCGCGAGCGGCCGGTACAGGCCCGCGGCGCCGCCGGCGTGCGGGAAGCACAGCAGGCGGGCGCGGGCTTGCGGTACCGGGGCGAAGACGCGCAGCCACGCGTTCGCGCCCACGGCACCGGAAACCGTCGTCACTGCGCGGCGTCCAGCCGGGCCCGCTGGTCCGCGGACAGTTCCAGCTCCACCCCGGCGAGGCTGTCTTCCAGCTGGGCCACCGAGGAGGCACCGACCAACGGGAACATCGGCAGCTCGTGGCCGATCATCCAGCTCAGCACGACCTGGTTCGCGCTCGCCCCGGTCTGCTTCGCCACCTCGCGCAGCGCCGCCAGCCTGGCGTCGGTGCCGGGGTGCACGAAATCGGCGTCGACCGGGCGGTCGTCGCGCACGTACGCGCCGCCCAGCAGCGCGGAGTAGGCGACCAGCGCCGTGCCCGGCTGCTCGCGCAGGTAGCTCAGCACTTCGCCGGTCGCCACGCCCTGGTTGCCGTCCTTGGCGCGGCGGCTGGGAATGTCGGTGCGCGGCCGCAGGTAGCTGTGGTGGTACTGGAGCACGTCGTAGCCGGGCACACCGGCGGCCGCCGCCAGGTTGCGGGCCCGTTCCACGCGCCACATCCAGTGGTTGCTCGCGCCGAGCAGGCCGACGGTGCCGTCGGCGACCAGCTCGCCGAAGGCCTCGACGGTCTCCTGCAACGGCGTGTTCGCGTCTTCGATGTGCGCGTACAGCAGGCCGAGGGTCTCCACGCCGAGCGTTTCCCGGCTCCGGTCGGCCGACTCCCGGATCACCTTGGCGGACAAGCCTTCCGGGTTGGCGAAGCCGCCGCCGGGCACCCGCGGGCGGGCCCCGAGCTTCGTGGCGATCACGACCTCGTCGCCGATGCCGCGGCTCTTGCGCCACCGCCCGAGCAGCGCCTCGCTCTCGCCGCCCTGGGTCCCCTCGGCCCACCACGCGTAGTTGTTCGAGGTGTCGATGAAGGTGCCTCCGGCGGCGACGAACCGGTCCAGGATCGCGAAGGACGTCTCCTCGTCCACCGTGGTGCCGAAGGTCATCGCGCCGAGGCAGAGCGCGCTCACCTCGCGGCGGGTCGCCGGGTCCGTGCCGATCCTGCGGAGCTTCATGCAGTCTTTCCCTTTCGTGGTCGGGCGGTGATGGGCACGCTCTTGTACCCCGAGGCGAAGTTGGAGATCAGCCGCTCGGGAGCACTCGCGGACTCGAATCCTTCATACCGGGCGAAGAGCTCGTGGAACAGGATCTTCAGGCTGACGCGTGCGACGCTGTGCCCGACGCAGTAGTGCGGGCCGATGCCGAACGCGAGGTGCTTGTTCGGCCGGCGGCGGATGTCGAAGGTGTGCGGGTCGGCGAAGACCTCCTCGTCGCGGTTCGCCGAGCCCAGCCAGACGACCAGCGCCTGCCCCGCCGCGATCGGCGTGTTCCGCAGCACGGTGTCTTTCGTCGCGTAGCGCAGCACGTGGTTCACCGGGGAGGCCCAGCGCAGCGCCTCCTCCATCCCGGACGTGGTCAGTTCCGGGTGTGCCGCCCAGTCCTCCAGCACCCCGGTGCCGGTCATCTCGGCGAGGGTGAACGTCGGCGCGTGCGGGGTCGTGACGTTCGCGCCGAGCAGGAGGCTGTAGCAGTTCGCGACGACCTCGCCCGGCGACATGCGGCGGCCTTCGAACCGGGTCGAGATCAGCACGCTGAGCAGGTCGTCGCCCAGGTGGTCGCCGCGGAAGCGGACCAGGTCCTGGAAGTAGGCGAACAGCTCGCGGTGCGCGGTCTCGAGCGTGGCCTTTTTCCCGCCCGGCTCCTGAAAATCCGGGTCGTCCGCCGCGATGCACTGGGTCGTCAGCCGGGTCAGTGCCGGCCAATCCTCCGGCGGCAGGCCCATCATCGTCCCGGTGACCGACATCGGCATCGCCAGCATGGCCCGGCCGAAGTCGAAGACCCCGCCGTCGGCGAGCGGAGCGAGCAGGTCGATCACGAGCGGGCGGATCATGTCGCGCTGCCGGTCGACGGACTTGCGCGCCAGCGCTTTCTTCAGTTGGGCCTGCCGGCTGGTGTGCCGGGGCGGATCGGTGACGGCAAGCTGCTGGCCGCCCGCCGGATCGTCGGTGCCGAGCAGCTCCAGCAGCGTGCCCCGTTCCGAGGTGAAAGTGGCGTAGTCGCGCAGGACCCGGTCGGCGTCGTGGTAGGTGACGACCGACCAGAACCCGCGGTGTTCGTCGACCTGGTGCCAGCTCAGCCTGTCGAGGGCGCGCAGTTCCCGCCAGACCCGGCGAGCGTCGCCGCCGGTGTAGAAGTGCGGATCGACAAGATCGTCGGAGCCGGCATCCACCGGGCACCCGGTGGGTCTGGCCTCGCTGAGGGTCATGCTCGACGTCTCCTGTTCTCGCATTCGCTGTCCCGTCCTGCGCACCGTCGGAAAAATGGCATACCGCGCGGGCCGCCAGGCCGGGCAGCCGGCGACCGCGGGCATCGGAATGCAGGTGGGCGCGCACGCCAAAAAAGTTCCACCCCAGTGGACGAATACTCGATTTCGTGGTCCCCCGTGTGCCGGTGCGCGCATCGCCCTTGGTGCGCGGCACCGCTTCCCCGCGGTGTCGTATTGAAGCAGCGCTTTCAAGATCATGTCAATGCGACCTTCGGCGGGATGGGATCGCTTGACATCGCTTCCGGGAAGTTCTTAACATCGGCGCTGCCGGTCGGAACGTTTTTCCGGCCACTGGGGAAGAGGTTGATCACTCGACGCGAAGCGGGGTTAATGCCCGCTGCTTCGGCGCGAGGTGTGGGAACGACCTGTATTTCATTTTCGTTTTGTCCGATTTTGCCGCTCCGCGCCTGGGGAAGGTGCGGCGAACAAGGGTGCCTGTCTTGCGCGAGGATGCCATCTGGACGCCTGTTACTGCTGCTCAGCAGGGTATCTGGGTGCTGGACCAGATCGACCGGCTGCGCCCGTCGTACCTGCTGCCGACCGTTCTCGAATTCACCGGAGCGGTGCGGCACGAGGTGCTGCGCGCAGCGGTTGAGCACGTTTTCGGGCGGCATCCGTCGTTGCGCGCGCGTTTTCGCTTGAATCATGCGCTCCGCCAGGTTGAATATTGCACCGAAGGGACCGTTCCGGAAGTCGGATTAATCGACTTCGAGCGGGACGGATGGCCGAGGAAAGAACTGGGCCGAATGGTCGAAGCCCTTTGCTACTCACCCTTCGACCTGGCGGCCGAAGCACCCGCGCGCGCGGAAGTGCTCAAAGTGGACGGTGAATGCACGTTGCTCGTGCTCACCGTGCACCACATCGTCTTCGACGGGTGGTCGCGACGGTTGGTGGTGGACGAAATCGCGACGGTGTACCGGGCGTGGTGCGCCGGCGTGGAACCCGGGCTGCCGTCGGCGCCGCACCCGGCGGAAGTGCTCCGTCCGGCGGCTCCGGAAGACGTGGCCGAGCAGGTCGCCGCCGTGGTGGAGCGGTTGCGGGGCGCGCCGACGGAGATCGCGCTGCCCTACGACCACCCACCGGAGGATCCGGACCTGTCGCTGGTCGGTTCTTCGGCCGAGACGAAGCTCCCGGCCGACGTGACCGAACGCGTGCTCGCCGCGGCGACGGCGGAGGGCGCCACCGTGTTCATGGCCGGCGTGGCTCTCCTCGCCGCGACGCTGGCCCGGACCACCGCGCAGCGGGACTTCCTGTTCGCCGTGGTCTGGCCGGGGCGCGACGACCCGGAAGCGGCCGGGGTCGTCGGCATGTTCGGCACCACGCTGGTGCTGCGGATGACCCTCGACGAGCGGACGACCTGGCGTGAACTGCTGCGGCAGAGCCGCGCGGCGAGCACCGCGGCGTTCGTGGACGCGGACGCGCCGCTGCCCGACGTCGCCGCCGAGCTGGCTCCGGGGAGGGACGTCGCCCGCAGCCCGCTCACCTCGGTGCTGGTGAACCTCGCCGAAGTGCCGGAAGTGCCGGTCTTCGCGTCCGGGGTCACCGTGCGGTACCGCCCGCTCGAACCGCAGTACAGCAAGTTCGACCTGGCCCTGTTCGTCCGCCTGTGCGAAGACGCGAGGCTCGAGCTGCTGCTGGACCACCCCGCCCCCCTGTTCCGGCCGGCCACTGTGGCCGGCCTGCTCACCGCGTTGCGCGCCAGCGCCGCCGCGCTCGCCCGATCCGTGGAGGAAACCGTGCTCGCCGAAGAACC encodes:
- a CDS encoding thioesterase II family protein; translation: MTTVSGAVGANAWLRVFAPVPQARARLLCFPHAGGAAGLYRPLAAALAPEIELVAVQYPGRQDRFAEPCADSVAGLAGGVLAALGALADRPLALFGHSLGATVAFETACALEKSGRAEPARLFVSARSAPHHARAVDVRLDDDTDLIGYVRRLGSANGASLQLSEELWPMVLPALRADLRIVNTYRFTGGARLRCPISALAGDADPEYPLTQIRDWAAYTSGEFDLEVLSGGHFYLEQHTTRVAGLVAQRLVPS
- a CDS encoding aldo/keto reductase is translated as MKLRRIGTDPATRREVSALCLGAMTFGTTVDEETSFAILDRFVAAGGTFIDTSNNYAWWAEGTQGGESEALLGRWRKSRGIGDEVVIATKLGARPRVPGGGFANPEGLSAKVIRESADRSRETLGVETLGLLYAHIEDANTPLQETVEAFGELVADGTVGLLGASNHWMWRVERARNLAAAAGVPGYDVLQYHHSYLRPRTDIPSRRAKDGNQGVATGEVLSYLREQPGTALVAYSALLGGAYVRDDRPVDADFVHPGTDARLAALREVAKQTGASANQVVLSWMIGHELPMFPLVGASSVAQLEDSLAGVELELSADQRARLDAAQ
- a CDS encoding cytochrome P450, which translates into the protein MTLSEARPTGCPVDAGSDDLVDPHFYTGGDARRVWRELRALDRLSWHQVDEHRGFWSVVTYHDADRVLRDYATFTSERGTLLELLGTDDPAGGQQLAVTDPPRHTSRQAQLKKALARKSVDRQRDMIRPLVIDLLAPLADGGVFDFGRAMLAMPMSVTGTMMGLPPEDWPALTRLTTQCIAADDPDFQEPGGKKATLETAHRELFAYFQDLVRFRGDHLGDDLLSVLISTRFEGRRMSPGEVVANCYSLLLGANVTTPHAPTFTLAEMTGTGVLEDWAAHPELTTSGMEEALRWASPVNHVLRYATKDTVLRNTPIAAGQALVVWLGSANRDEEVFADPHTFDIRRRPNKHLAFGIGPHYCVGHSVARVSLKILFHELFARYEGFESASAPERLISNFASGYKSVPITARPRKGKTA
- a CDS encoding condensation domain-containing protein is translated as MREDAIWTPVTAAQQGIWVLDQIDRLRPSYLLPTVLEFTGAVRHEVLRAAVEHVFGRHPSLRARFRLNHALRQVEYCTEGTVPEVGLIDFERDGWPRKELGRMVEALCYSPFDLAAEAPARAEVLKVDGECTLLVLTVHHIVFDGWSRRLVVDEIATVYRAWCAGVEPGLPSAPHPAEVLRPAAPEDVAEQVAAVVERLRGAPTEIALPYDHPPEDPDLSLVGSSAETKLPADVTERVLAAATAEGATVFMAGVALLAATLARTTAQRDFLFAVVWPGRDDPEAAGVVGMFGTTLVLRMTLDERTTWRELLRQSRAASTAAFVDADAPLPDVAAELAPGRDVARSPLTSVLVNLAEVPEVPVFASGVTVRYRPLEPQYSKFDLALFVRLCEDARLELLLDHPAPLFRPATVAGLLTALRASAAALARSVEETVLAEEPDPVLDPTDPAARRALVRSVWCEVLDTDDVGDDVSFFDAGGDSLRLVILVEKLSQVSGRPLRTTDLFRAGTVRGQAELIAAPAGPASAGTALGSRERLLGALRANSADHDS